A single Deltaproteobacteria bacterium DNA region contains:
- a CDS encoding IMP cyclohydrolase, protein MEDYKKAYRTIMDDHFPGELVIKFGDQTLVYRKRTWKIPDERTEELIEKGLRYGENPGQEAALYELVNGNLVLGDCKFIEPGNGLVSAITEDDMLQVGKHPGKINMTDVDNALNILKFLAKAPAACIMKHNNPCGVAYGETLAEAYNRANMVDRIAAFGGCVAFNRPVDKSTAELMGQNYLEVVVAPDYEEGTMEILRRRKNLRVIKIGRIEGLQRYRTARFIDFKSLIDGGIIVQQSPVNVVSSKEDLKPAVAFYQGKEYRIVRFPTEREYDDMIFGWCVEQGVTSNSVLYVKNGATVGIGTGEQDRVGVAEIAVFKAYTKYADALCFQRYGIPYKVFEREIEEGKRDLVQKEEIDNQVKEERGGIKGAIMVSDAFFPFRDGVDVGIKEGVSGIVQPGGSERDFESIEACNEANPPVTMVFTGQRSFRH, encoded by the coding sequence ATGGAGGACTATAAGAAGGCCTACCGGACCATTATGGACGATCACTTCCCCGGGGAGTTGGTCATCAAGTTCGGGGATCAAACCCTGGTGTATCGAAAACGCACCTGGAAGATCCCCGATGAGCGCACGGAGGAACTCATCGAGAAAGGGCTCAGGTATGGTGAGAACCCCGGGCAGGAGGCGGCCCTTTATGAACTGGTCAATGGAAATTTGGTTCTGGGTGATTGCAAATTCATCGAACCGGGCAATGGTTTAGTCAGTGCCATTACCGAGGATGATATGTTACAGGTGGGCAAACACCCGGGCAAGATCAATATGACAGATGTTGATAACGCCCTGAATATCTTGAAGTTCCTCGCCAAGGCACCAGCGGCCTGCATTATGAAGCACAACAACCCCTGCGGAGTAGCCTATGGGGAGACTTTGGCCGAGGCCTATAACAGGGCTAATATGGTTGACAGGATCGCCGCCTTCGGTGGGTGCGTGGCCTTCAATCGTCCTGTGGACAAGAGCACTGCCGAGTTGATGGGTCAAAATTATTTGGAGGTGGTGGTAGCCCCCGACTACGAAGAAGGGACCATGGAGATCTTGCGGAGGAGAAAGAACCTCAGGGTCATCAAAATAGGGAGGATAGAAGGGCTGCAGCGGTATCGAACCGCCAGGTTTATCGACTTCAAATCCCTTATTGATGGGGGGATCATCGTCCAACAGTCCCCCGTCAATGTGGTATCCTCCAAAGAGGATTTAAAACCCGCTGTTGCCTTCTATCAGGGGAAGGAGTATCGGATAGTCAGGTTTCCCACCGAGAGGGAATATGATGATATGATCTTCGGCTGGTGTGTGGAGCAGGGGGTGACCTCCAATTCCGTGCTCTACGTGAAGAATGGAGCCACCGTGGGTATTGGTACGGGGGAACAGGACCGGGTGGGTGTGGCGGAGATCGCCGTTTTCAAGGCCTATACCAAGTATGCCGATGCCCTCTGTTTCCAGAGATATGGGATCCCTTACAAGGTGTTTGAGCGGGAGATCGAAGAGGGTAAGAGAGACCTAGTGCAGAAGGAGGAGATAGATAATCAGGTGAAGGAGGAGAGGGGGGGGATTAAGGGGGCCATTATGGTCTCCGACGCCTTTTTTCCCTTCCGTGATGGGGTGGATGTGGGGATCAAGGAGGGGGTATCAGGGATTGTTCAGCCCGGGGGGTCGGAGAGGGATTTCGAGTCTATTGAGGCCTGCAATGAGGCCAATCCTCCTGTCACCATGGTCTTTACCGGCCAAAGGTCTTTCAGGCATTGA